The sequence CAACCAGAAGGGCCACTCCAACTTCCGCCGCAGGGGCGGGCTGGGAGGCTTTCCTCTTACAACTTCGGACGTGAACGTGCCCTTGGTTGTAGGGTGCGACGGTCGCCGTCGTGGCCCCTCAATCGAGCACCAAAGATGCTCGACGTCGCGAATATCGGTTTCGTAGGTGGGAACTTGAGATCTTTTTTTGTCGATTTCCTGACCAGGCAGCAGTGTGGTCTATGTCGGACCGCCGCGCCAGTCATTTTGCGCGTGGCAGTTATAGCACGTGCGGAGGTGAGTGTACGCGATGTGACGACCGACGACGAGTTGTTCGATCGGTATGAACATCGAATTCCGGTCGTACTCGGCCCTGATGGGCGGGTCCTGGCGGAGGGACAGATCAGCTTCTGGGCGCTGCTGGGCTCCGTCTTGAGGGCGCGCGCCAGGTGGGCAGTGGGCAGTAGGCAGTAGGCAGTAGGGGGGAAGGTCCAGGACATCGTTGGCGGTTTGTAGACCGTCTATGGGGTTCAGGACATCGTTGGTAGTGGGCCGGGGAGGTGGTCGAGGAGTCCGTTGGGGGCTGGCGGGTGGAGGGGTTCGATGTTGCTGGGCGTGATGGGGTAGTCGTGACGTTGGGCGAGTTTGCCGCGTGTCATGATTTGTGGGACAGGTCATTGTTGGGACCTGATCTGAAGGAGAGTCATGTCGAAGCCTCCGTTGAAGTCTGTGGAGGAGAAGACCCGGATTGTGTTGGCTGTTTTGCGTGGTGAGGTCACGATTGCTGCGGCAGCACGTCGTGAAGGGGTATCAGAGACCACGATCGCGAAGTGGCGGGACCGGTTCCTAGATGGTGGCCAGGCGGCGATCGCGGCGGGTGGCCGTGTCGGCGGTTCGAGCCGGGAGCAGCGACTCCAGGCCGACATTGAGGAGCTGACCTCGGC comes from Acidimicrobiia bacterium and encodes:
- a CDS encoding transposase, translating into MSKPPLKSVEEKTRIVLAVLRGEVTIAAAARREGVSETTIAKWRDRFLDGGQAAIAAGGRVGGSSREQRLQADIEELTSALGEAHVELRLWRKGGALYPASRSSKRHGGTPT
- a CDS encoding glutaredoxin family protein is translated as MLDVANIGFVGGNLRSFFVDFLTRQQCGLCRTAAPVILRVAVIARAEVSVRDVTTDDELFDRYEHRIPVVLGPDGRVLAEGQISFWALLGSVLRARARWAVGSRQ